The DNA window GTGTCACCCGTGAGCTCGGCGATCACACTCTCGAGCCCCACGACCAAGCGCGCCGCGCGTGCGTAGTCGAGGCGCTCGGGTGTGTCGGTCGGCTTGTGATAGTGGTCGTCACGAAAGCCAGCGGTGTCGGTGATCATCACCGCTGGCACACCGATCTGCCAGAAGGCCCAGTGATCCGACCAGCCAGCTTCCGGCAGGCTGTCCGGCAGCGCGGCCCCCACGGCGGGCAGGGTTGCGCGAGCGTTGAGCCCGTCCGCGACCAGCTCCACCAAGGTCTTCGAGGCCGGGTTACCCACGACGGCCACGAAGTTCCCCGTCTTCGGGTAGCGCCCCGAGAGCCCCGCCGGGAAACGCTGGCTACCCGCGACGTCGCTGTACACCCCGATGCTCTCGATGCTCAGCATCGCCGCGATCTTCTCACCCCGCGTGGTGATGCCCTTGGCGTAGAGCACACTGCCCATGTTCGCGGTCTGAAAATACGGGGGCTCTTCGTTGGCGAAGAACACGAAGCGCAGAGTGCGATCGGGGGTCGCGCCTTTGTAGCGGCGCGCGAGCGCGAGCACGGCCGCCACCCCCGAGGCGTTGTCGTTCGCGCCTGGGCTTCCTTGGGCCGTGTCGTAGTGCGCACCAACGAGCACGATCTCGTTGGCAGCTTGTCCTCCTCGCACCTCGACCGCGAGGTTTTGCACCGCGACGCCGTCGATCTCGTGACCGTCACGCGCAACGGCGTAACCCGCCGCTTCGAGCGACTCGACCAACCAGTCGGCAGCCCCAGCCAGCTCCCACTTCTTCTCCGTGTTGCGCTCGCCGAGCTTGGTCGCAAGCTCGGTGACGTCGCGGCGAAGCTCTTCCGCGGTGGCCTGCTCCCGACCCGTCAGCGGGACGACACCGCTCGGCTTCGCGATCACCCCGGGCGCGGGCGTCTTGGGAGAGGTCTGCGCCGCGTGATGCGGCGCACAGCCGGCGAAAACGCCCAAAGCCAGCAGCAGAACCTCGCGCATGGGGAGCTTCTACTCGCGCAGGAGCCGCGCGTCTCGCCACACCGCGGCGTACGAAGAAGCAGCCGCCCGCACTGAGCGTCCGCGCACCACGCTCTGCCTCGCGGGCAACCCAGCTGATTTCCTGCGGGACAAGCGCCGGAGGTCGAGGCTAGATTCGCCCTCCCCTTTGACCAAGAAAGTCGCTCCCCTCGTCGGTGTGATCATGGGCTCCCGGAGTGACTGGGAGACGATGCGCCACGCCGTCGAGACCCTCGAAGACCTGGGTGTGCCGCACGAGGTGCGCGTCGTGAGCGCCCATCGCACGCCGGATCTCTTGTTCGAGTACGCGTCCGGGGCGGAGGCGCGTGGGCTCGAGGTGTTGATCGCCGGCGCCGGTGGCGCGGCGCACCTTCCAGGCATGACGGCCAGCAAGACGACCTTGCCGGTGCTCGGCGTGCCGGTCGAGAGCAAGACCTTGAAGGGCATCGACTCACTCCTGTCGATCGTGCAGATGCCAGCCGGGATCCCGGTGGCCACGCTGGCGATCGGGCGCGCTGGAGCGGTGAACGCGGCGCTCCTGGCCGCAGCCATCCTCGGCGCACAGCACAGTGCAATCCGAGACGCTTACCGCCGCTTCCGCGACGCACAGACGAAGAAGGTCTTGGACAGCCCCGATCCGCGCAAGGGGAGCTGACCGTGCGCGTGGGCGTGCTCGGGGCCGGACAGCTCGGGAGAATGCTGGCGCTGGCGGGGTACCCGCTGGGCCTCGAGTTCTGCTTCCTGGACCCGACTCCCGCTTCACCGGCGGGCGCGCTCGCACCCCAGCTCGCTGCGCCCTGGAACGATCCTGAAGCGCTCGCGCGACTCGCCGAGTGTGACGTCGTCACGTTCGAGTTCGAGAACGTGCCGGTCGAGACCGTCGAGTCGTTGTCGACGAAGGTGCGTGTGCACCCGTCGGCGCTGGCGCTCGGGGTGGCCCAGGATCGTCTGCGCGAGAAGACGACCTTCCAGGAGCTCGGCATCCCGACGGCGAAGTTCATGGCGGTGGATGACGCGGCGGGCCTCGAGAGCGCGCTCGCGACCATCGGCCTGCCAGCAGTGCTGAAGACACGGCGCCTCGGCTATGACGGCAAGGGTCAGCGCGTGCTCCGCGGCCCGGACGACGTGGCGGAGGCGATGGCAGCGCTCTCCGGCACGCCGTTGATCCTCGAGTCGCTGGTGCCGTTCACCCGGGAGCTCAGCGCGATAGCGGTGCGCAGCCGCTCCGGCGAGACCCGATTTTACCCGCTGGTCGAGAACGAGCACGAAGCCGGGATCCTGCGCCTATCCCGGGCGCCGGCACCGGGGCTCGACCGCGGGCTGCAGGTCATGGCAGAGGGCTACGCGCTTCGCCTCCTCGAGCGACTCGACTACGTCGGAGTGCTCGCGCTCGAGCTGTTCGACGTCGACGGCACTCTCTACGCCAACGAGATCGCACCGCGGGTCCACAACTCCGGACACTGGACGATTGAAGGCGCACGCACGAGTCAGTTCGAGAACCACCTGCGGGCGGTGTGTGATCTGCCGCTGGGAGATGCGTCGGCCCTCGGCCCCTCGGCGATGCTCAACTTGATCGGGCGGGTGCCCCCGGCCGCGCAGCTGCTCGCCATCCCGGACCTTCACCTGCACGACTACGGCAAGACACCGCGGGACGGTCGCAAGGTCGGCCACTTGACCTTGCGCGCCGAGTCCGACGCCACCCTCGAAGCTGCAATCACCCGCGCCCGGGCGCTGATCGACTCGGGCTGAAGCCGGCGGATCCGAGAAAAACCGGCCCGTGGCCCCGGAGGCGAGCGGTTTTTCC is part of the Myxococcales bacterium genome and encodes:
- a CDS encoding 5-(carboxyamino)imidazole ribonucleotide synthase, with product MRVGVLGAGQLGRMLALAGYPLGLEFCFLDPTPASPAGALAPQLAAPWNDPEALARLAECDVVTFEFENVPVETVESLSTKVRVHPSALALGVAQDRLREKTTFQELGIPTAKFMAVDDAAGLESALATIGLPAVLKTRRLGYDGKGQRVLRGPDDVAEAMAALSGTPLILESLVPFTRELSAIAVRSRSGETRFYPLVENEHEAGILRLSRAPAPGLDRGLQVMAEGYALRLLERLDYVGVLALELFDVDGTLYANEIAPRVHNSGHWTIEGARTSQFENHLRAVCDLPLGDASALGPSAMLNLIGRVPPAAQLLAIPDLHLHDYGKTPRDGRKVGHLTLRAESDATLEAAITRARALIDSG
- the purE gene encoding 5-(carboxyamino)imidazole ribonucleotide mutase, whose protein sequence is MGSRSDWETMRHAVETLEDLGVPHEVRVVSAHRTPDLLFEYASGAEARGLEVLIAGAGGAAHLPGMTASKTTLPVLGVPVESKTLKGIDSLLSIVQMPAGIPVATLAIGRAGAVNAALLAAAILGAQHSAIRDAYRRFRDAQTKKVLDSPDPRKGS
- a CDS encoding M20/M25/M40 family metallo-hydrolase, with translation MREVLLLALGVFAGCAPHHAAQTSPKTPAPGVIAKPSGVVPLTGREQATAEELRRDVTELATKLGERNTEKKWELAGAADWLVESLEAAGYAVARDGHEIDGVAVQNLAVEVRGGQAANEIVLVGAHYDTAQGSPGANDNASGVAAVLALARRYKGATPDRTLRFVFFANEEPPYFQTANMGSVLYAKGITTRGEKIAAMLSIESIGVYSDVAGSQRFPAGLSGRYPKTGNFVAVVGNPASKTLVELVADGLNARATLPAVGAALPDSLPEAGWSDHWAFWQIGVPAVMITDTAGFRDDHYHKPTDTPERLDYARAARLVVGLESVIAELTGDTQALLPDKKSKPPPLP